The following is a genomic window from Triplophysa rosa linkage group LG11, Trosa_1v2, whole genome shotgun sequence.
ATGCCATCACAGCAAAGTGCGTCTACTTTCTATACATGGAAGAATACTAGTGTCGTTGTTACTACATGTCTTCTTTGTAATATAAAGATGTCTCGTTATGTTCTTGAGCAAAAGATCAAAAATGGTCCTTAAATAAATCTGCTGTAATTAGGCAGTGTAGCTTTTGCTGCAGGAtgttaaataatgtatttttgtacTTGCAGACTTACATCTTTGCCAGAGAAGCCAGTTACCATTGACTGGAGTTACTACAGAAGTGTTGTAGCCAAAGCAGGCATGGTAGATGAGTTTGAAAAGAAGGTGAGGTGTGGTATTTTGTCTTCGACTGGGTTTCTTCTGCTGCAGTGTGTCTTATAgtgttctctttctgtttgtctgtctgtctttccctCTGCAGTTTTCTGCATTGAAGGTCCCTGAACCAGTAGACACTCAGACTGCAAAGATTGATGCACAGGAGCAGGATGCTGTGAGTGTCTTATAATATTCAAATCTCACACGTTGCTCTGACCGTGCCGTTCATGAGTAAAAGATTATCTTCTTGCAAACAATCTCCTCAAATATTTGCAAACCATTCGGAAACTGAATCACTCTTTGCATCATAGAAGTTTTTAGGGATGGTGCTACAAAAAGATACATTTCATTATGGTTTAAATAAGAAAGACATTAATCTTTCACAGTTACAGTTTTGATAATCAGCCAATTAGATGAAAGAATtactaatacaaaatattaaactgaAGTTCAAGTTCAATGCAAAGGAACAATGATTTCAGTTATTTTCATATCTTTACACATGGTTATTAAATAAATCTAGGTGTAATGTTGATCAATGACGATTTGTCAGTATGAACTTAATTCGCAGTGCAGAAAGTTAGTTTTTCTTTTATGAATTAATGACAGCACACTTGTGTGTCacacattcatgttttttttcttgaccTCTTACAGAACAAAAATGCAGCAGCATATTTGGAAGCATCTAAAGCTCGTATCGCAGAGTATGAGAATGGGGTAAGTACAGTAAACAATCGTATTATGAGCATTAATAAAAATCAAGTAATTTTATTGTGTAAGAGCAAATCTGGacagtttatttttttgcagatGGTCTGGAACTTGTGTCCAGTGTATCAGCTTTTGGCTATACAGAAATGCACACTTGCCAAACAttctagtgtttagttagccaTTTATTTAAATTCGAGAGATCGGATGCAATAgtaaaaatagatttaaattACCTGTTTCTGTAAACACCCCTTGTCCCCAAATCCTTGCCCACCCAAAGTTTTCCATTGATAAAGAAATTCACTATATATTACATTAACAATTACATTATGTATCCTTGGCAGCTGGAGAAGTTCAGGAACATGATTCCTTTCGATCAGATGACCATAGAAGATCTCAACAACACCTTCCCAGAGACCAAGCTGGACAAGGTCAAACATCCATACTGGCCACACAAGCCTATTGCTGACCTGTAATTTATTAGCAGTGCCCAGAGCTTCAATGTAATGCATCTCCATGAGTGCGAATGCTTCTTCTGTATAGTCTAAATGCTTCTACCACAGAAGTGATTCCAATTGTGAAATGACTCATTACCATTTTATGTGTGGgttgaaataaaaattaattgtttaaGTTACGACTTGTCATCTGAGCATAATTCGAATCGGCAAATGCTACACAATGCATACGTTCATTTGGTTTTATGCAGCAAgcttaaaattctttcattcgTTGACTATAACACCAGCAAAGATGGTCTGTATTTCagtgtaaaaaacattttagtcttcATCGGCTTGTCAAATTGTCAATCTgtagtgtttttattgtatgaCTGTAATGTTGTAgagtgtcattttacaaacatctttaaacatgtttactccacatacagtatatcagacAACATTTTAATGGATGGGTGTCACGGCTTTATGTAGCATTGGCCTTTTTTGTTGAAGTGGCTTTGAAATCGTCATTGATCTATAATGCAAAACTGTCTTTGGTCTGGCCACACTGTGCTCTGCAACATGATTGGTCGATCTGCTCGCTCACGGGAGAGCGCAAGGTCCTGAAATACATGTGAAATGCAATACTATCTCACTTGTAGACCTGTACAGTATGGTTATTTTAGGTATGCATTGAATGCATTGAATACCTGAACAACCTCAAAATTAACTAAAGTGTGTAGTATACAACAAGGCACAGTGCATggattacattacatttatacatttggcagacactaaagcgacttgcattgcattatcctactcatttgtttctgagtatgtgcaatcccctgggatcaaacacacgaccttggcattgttagcgccatgctctaaccactgagcttcAGGAAAGGATTACTCAACTATAGATTTCCAATCTAAAAGATGAAAGCAATACAAATCATTATTGCAGTGATGCAAACTTCTCACCTTTTGGCGAAATTCGCTGTTTTGGATACAAAATGGGTCATTATTGTGATTCGTCTAGAATCTATAAGTTTTTGGAAATGAGGGGTAAGGGGGTCTATGAGTCTTTGGACGGGGTCGTGATGAATGAAATTTTGAGAATCATGTGCAGATGTTATGTTAACGATGTCAAATCACTAGCCagaattaataaaatgaacctTTTAATAGCAAACACTCAAGATCAAAACCGATATTTTCAGCACAGCTGtattcacatacacacatttatatAGCCAACACACATGTCATACGTAAACACTGTTGGATTTCTGCAGtctgtttataaaaaatatgtccTCAGCACTGCATATAGCAAACTGTAGTATGTAAATTATAAGAATTATTGCACTtcattaaagtatactacagtaatttgtGACACTATAGTGAATTGATGATCTAGTAAATAGTGTagtatatttttatacttttgtaAGGTTCAGAAGCACTGTAGTATCcaggaattttactacagtttactgttatacatactaaagtatactacgGTGTCTCCTCATTTGGGATGGCTATAATTTAAGCTTCACAGTTAGTGTCTTTTATGTGATGCTTAGATTTAGTCACGGCTGGTATCTTCAGGACCACAtcataaacatcataaaccttcaTTTGTCATGGTCAGAAACTTGAGAAAACCCATGCATTCAGTGTATATATGTGCGTAAGTCACGTTCTCTTGTGGTTTTCATGCTCCAGACTTAAATATCAAGATTTAATGCTCAAGATGATTAAGAGTTTTGCTTTGTGTCtgatcactgtaattttcaaaGCTTCCGTATAAAATCAGAGCGTGTCTTGTGCGCCTTTATCCACTAGAGGTCGCAGTGCATCTATATATTACGATGAACTCTGGACGTGAATGCATGCAAAGTCCAGGAACACAAGACGtgttaaacataaaaatgagatTGAATTTGACTCACTGACACAACTCATAATGTTTTCGCATTATATGAACCCAAATCTACAGTCAATTATAATTCAATTTTGCCTACTCAGCTATGACCACTAAAGTAATCCTGCTTTATACCCAATAATGACTCACAGTCCTGTGGCAAAACAGGCACATCAATACTAATAGATAGCACCAGTATGGCCTGGGAAAGTTAGTTATAAAACAACACagataatacaaaaaacaaaagtacCATTAAACACATGGCAATGTGTAAAATCCatgtaaatcctgtttaaattcacccaaaaataaaaaatgattcaccctaatgtcatttcaaatctgtatggctttctttcttctgcagaacacaaaataagatattttgaaaaatgttacaaaccaaacaacattggcccccactgACTTCTATTATAAgaacactgagacatttttcaaaatatcttcttttgtgttccacagaggaaagGTTTTGAGGGCGAATAatcgatgacagaatttttattttggggtaaactataaaacaaaaacctatCGTTCAGTAAATGTCGAGGAAAGGTTTATGGTTATAAACGTTTGACAATGAAAAGGATGTACTTTGGAAACATTGGTTTCTAAAATTACCAAATAGGAACCATTTACTTTAAATAAGGGTCACGAGAATCCCAAGTTAAGAAATCCCTTTTGTGAATGTCACTAAAGATTTTCTGACCTCAAGGGGTTTCTTGCAACCCTCTTAAAAGCTTTTACTAAGAGAACATTTCCATGCACTTCCATGTGTGGTATTCATGGAATTAGACAATCCTGAGCAGCCTTACATGTTATAGATAGCAGAAGTGGAGGGAATTTTTTGTCAGCACATTTTCTGGTTAAGAGAGCACGTCTGTCCACCCATCATCGATCTGAGTGCTCACAGCAGCAAACAGCAACAACTGTTTCAGCAGGCATGCATGAAGTCAATGAGCGGAGCCTTAACGGATGGAATGTCTTTTAATATATCTGACGCTGGCTTCATTGTGCAAGAGCATGACCCTCATCTCAGTCAACCACACCATTAGAAATATGGACAGATTCCTTGTTATTTGCAAGACGaccagttaaaaaaaaaaaagcgcTAACactacaataaggttgtatttgtttacattagttaaatgcattagctaacaattaacaatatagtttttctttgtttgtgcaTTGACTAATGTTAAAAATGACAGCGTTTGACTTAAAAATGCTGAAATCAACATGAACTAAGAGTTTTTGAAGAAATAAGTGCTGTAGAAGTGTTGTTTATTGtcagttcatgttagctaatacaTTAACCAATGTtgacaaatacaaccttattgtaaagtgttaccacaaACCCAGAAACactttttaaaaccattttctACATTATAGAATAACAATAAAGTCATCAAAACTATGAAATAAGAATAGTGTATATAGAATATGACTTTATATTTTACCCTTTTCAATGTAATAGTATGCATCATTTTAGTTTATCATAGCTATTACAAGGCACAATTTATATTCAACTACAAATATGtggttttgtaaaataaaagaaatattgattatttaaaaaaattaattgagTTGTGTCTTTTCACTGCAAAAATCTTGAATTCAAACAGACATTCAGTCTTAAATAACCTTTGTCCCATTAAATGCAGAACTTTTCATGCTCTTTGTTGTTtattctctcttttataaaaagCTTTGAAGAAAATAGTCctcatgtgtgttttttaatgtcatttccAAAAGGAATATCCCACATGCTTCGTAGAAGCTACATTTTtgatgaaatgcaaaaaaaaacgtaaacacTCAACATACAGAAGGTGAATTCTCTTGTCATCATACTGCACAACACTGACATTTATATGGATGCAACATTTTACAACTTATTTACCTTACTCATAATATACTCATTATTGCGTTTACGTTCCCACCTGCTGTATTTGAACACCTGTAAGTCATCACCGtctgctttctttctttgtccTCATGCTCAGGGGCAAGGGACCTTACTCTACAGAGACAGTAGtgttgcccacatgaaaaatattAATGTCAGCTATGTGCATTTGTGCAGCAACCAATGTGGACAGTTTGCCTGTCTGCACACATGTGTGTGACTGTTGTTTAATATCTACTTTCCCTGTGTTCAGCTCTTTCCTATAcagctgtcacacacacacttgtctcTGCTCATAGGGTTGTCATCACATCGGTGAAATCCATAGATAGTGTCATGATAATGATTTGACTTTATGTTGCAGAAAGGTCCTGAAGTTCCTGTTTTCACACAGTGTGACACATTTCAGGACTGCCGCTTTCTAACACATATTACTCATGTCCTGTCTGGTAGATCGATCTATTTACCTTCTCAAACTTTtagcttttacatttttagacatGGGGTTGTCATTCAGTATCATTAATACAATCTTTTTAGTATTTTATAGGCATCCGTCTGTCTCGGGAGACAATGGTAGCTCCCTGTCTGGTTTGTTAGGTCTTGTTGAGACCAGCGTCTGAAGTGGCTCAACAGACCGATTCTAGCCTGGCAGTCTCTGCCACAGATGTTGGACACAAAATCGGACGGCTGGTAGGAGAGGTCTTGTTCTGCTGCCTCTTTCCTCCGTTGTCGTTTGTTATCCAGCTGCAGGTTCCTCTTCTCCTCGCCCTTTTTGACTCCCTCACGAATGCCATGTGAGGTCGTCCCTCACAGACGACCAGTGTCCGCGATCAGTGGCTACCAGTTCCCAGTTGTTTGGGTCGATGTCAATCAACTTCATGTCGAGTTTGCAGATGTCcttaaagcattggatgaccaGTGGGGCGGTGTCCCATGGCCAGCTCACCGTACAGGAGGTCCTTGGGGATGCGTCCATCATCCATACGGCGCACATGCCCAAGTCATCGGAGTCGACGCTGACAGAGCAGAGCCTGCTTTCTCCAGCACTTTGGTGTTGGTGACCTTGTCCCGCCATGTGATGCTAAGGATCCGGCAACAACGAAGGTGAAAGAACTCAAGGCGGTTCTCCTGGAGCTGATGCAATGAGAAAATCATGTCCACAGTGGGTCTCTCTGTCCTGAACCCGCACTGGCACTCTGGGTATACGCGGTCGGTGAGGACCTGCAGGTGAGCAAGGACCATGCGTGCGAAGACTTTGCCCATGGTGCTTAGAAAAGAGATGCAACGTAATTATTACAGTCGCTTCGGTCACCCCGTTCTTGTACAACGTGACGATCTTGGAGTCGTGCATGTCCTGGAGGACCTTGCCTTCTCTCCAACAGACACAGGAGTTCGTGAAGTGGTTCAAGCAGAGCTGGCTTTCCACACTTGATGATTTCAGGAGGTAATCCATCTTCACCTGGAGCTTTGCCAGATGATAAGGCATCAATTGCTTTGTTGAGTTCCTCCAGGGTGGGCTCTGCATCCAACTCCTTTAGAACAGGCAGGTTTGCGTCAAGTGCTTCCTGAGAGACAGAATTTTCTCTGGAGTAGGCTACAGGAAGAGGTAGTGGTTAACCCGTCTCGCAAGCTGCTTGTCCTGATCTGTTATGGCCTCTCCTGTCTTTAA
Proteins encoded in this region:
- the atp5pd gene encoding ATP synthase subunit d, mitochondrial, producing the protein MAGRRAAVKAIDWLAFAERVPPNQRAMFNSLKTRSDAITAKLTSLPEKPVTIDWSYYRSVVAKAGMVDEFEKKFSALKVPEPVDTQTAKIDAQEQDANKNAAAYLEASKARIAEYENGLEKFRNMIPFDQMTIEDLNNTFPETKLDKVKHPYWPHKPIADL